CcattctatatttaaaaatataataatatattccttattcttttaatatattctaaaaattaccaTGATTTATCTAAAGCATTTTatagcaataaaattttattaatatttttttttctaaaaaacaatGGAACATATACCActtaaaaaatagttattacATAATATCCATAATTTGACCATATAATTTGGTTGGGACATGACATATAACTAATTCTTTGAAATAGTGTCCAAGTTTTTcaagatttaataaaaattgaattgaatgtTTAATGTATaaacatatgtatatatgttataaaaattagaatCCCACTTTCTTGACATGATAGTGTCAAACAAACCACTAATGAAATTTCAATAACCAACATGAACTATTCCAGCTTGCCACATGTTTAGGACACTTTAACGAACATATGTAACATAAATTAGAAATACATTGGGCTTATTTTTGTATGCCAAGAAACATAAATATACCTATTTTAGTCCATTAGTCAATGTGGTCAAAGTAAaaactgactttttttttattccaaatgTATAAAAGGTGACCACTTTAGTTTGTTCATGAGTAAAATCAATCACATAAattgttttgataattcaatagttataatggGATAAGGAGGCTTTGAATCCTAGATGTCATGAACACAAGAGTAGATGTCATCAGCTCTTTGTTGAACACTTCTAGTGCTCAAGCTATTTGGTACTATATATTTACTATTGGTTTCGGGAGCCAAATTACACAATGATATATCAATACagagaaattcaaaatacatGCATGCATACAATTACATTTAATCTACACAAATTGCCTACTTTGCAAtcaatatgtaaaaaaaatatttaaaaaaaaaaaccattattttattgtaactTTTTcacatctctatttttttaatagtatcaCTCGCTAACATTAAAATCTCCTTTAGTTagtctttttttcatttaaaattttgagtctAAATCAAGCATTGACAACAATTGGAActtaacaacaacaatgaaaGGCTTAgtcataaattaaatatataacaaatccACCAAGAGAAAATTGATAAATAGACAAAAATGAACAACAATAAAGTGTTATCACCCCGACCTTAACAATAGATCTCCTATTTGTAGTTTTTTCAtttaacaataacaacaaaaacgAATGGCTTAGTCCCAAATTACTCTcaaactttaaataaataaaaaataaaaggttgataaatcaagaataaataaataaaagaagaagaatctccaagaggaaattttatttattaaatacaGACTGGTTGAACTCACAAAATAAGAGAGGGGGAaatgggttccagttagctcaactggtaaagtctttaatagttgtataagagatctgagattcaatcaccacctacaccaaaaattgattggtgtcttggtctgatgataaagagctatcatcaggaacgaatgtcataggttaaaactctttctccaaaaaaaagaggggaaaattAAGACGGAGAAACATTATTATAGTAgtagtttttttgtttgaaaatggatgattttttttaacaactaatATTTTTAGACCATTAATCAGttgttcaatgtttttttttttttttttgagggaggggggggggggggggctctTATTTTGGGGAACTCTTAACTTTTGGGCCTAATATTTGAAAAAACTCTAAAATTCTTGTAATTAAATCATTGATGCTGTCCAATTTTCTGAAAGCAGTATttgggtttaaactttaaatctCTCTTCTCCCACTTCAtgtaggagaaaaaaaaaagattcctttattttcttttaacattATACATTTTTATGACACGTTATggacctttattttattttattttatctctttTAAAACATCTACAAtcaagaataaaattaaatgattcaCCCTCAAGAATTCaatatttattatcaaactaagaCAACAATCAGTGTTTTTTGTGTAGGCAGAAATTGAACCTCAAAtgtcttattcaaccatctgaAACTTTATCtattgagctaactggaacccactacAGAGTGTACACTTGGTTTGTTGTAAGTCGTAATTAATTAACAAGAcaatttgaactttcaattggcaTTACAGTGAAAAATccaattatttaaaagaaaatattcaaaagaacaataatgagagaaaaatgacaaatattGATGATAATTACAATGAAAGTATAAAATTAACTCTCTGGCTTCCTGATGACAACTAATCCCCAGCTTGCTAAGCCTACTTCATGTAATAAACTCAAACCAACTATGTTAATTTGATCCTAAAAAATGTGGTCCCAAAACAAGAGCCTTCTTGTCATTGTGTCTACATTAGCTTCGGATAACCCAATGTCTGCTATATTTATCTTTCCTTCCTCGGCCAACTTCTTGAGGACCCCATCTACAATgccaaaattggttgtagatgaaacataaataaatcaaaattgaatGCAATATATTGACACattgaaatatttgaaattaGTACATATAATGAAGTCAAGAAGACAATATCTTTCGCACCAAGATGCTGTTAGTACACATCGATGTAGTCTATATCAAGatattgactctttttttttttaatggacttTAGGATTAGCTATACACACCGATAATACCATTGCGTACGTACATAATCAGGCTCCCCTTGACCCCAAATGAACCATCATCTGAAATAGTTACGCAGAATTTTGTAGGTAGCTAATTGAAGTTTTCTTTCAAAGCCTAAAAGGACAAGATAATAACTTTGTCTATCAATGTTAGAATATAGTTGGATTTTCAGGCTAGCTTGTTTATTGAATGGAAATCTCATCCAGACAAATTAGAAACAACTACTTGGCAAGCAAATGAGACACAAgctaaattacatttttcatttcaataggaATAGTAACAGTACATAGTTGTTTTCATGTAAATTTAAGGCTGGTTGATCGCATACCTTAAATTCCTCCCAAACCTCAggccaatctctctctctctgtgactAATACTTGCATTAAACAAAGAAGGAACCgtccaaaacacaagaaaatgaagTATCACCATATCCCCTAATGAGGGCAAAAGATTCAGGGATAAGAGAAATGTATCATTCTAATGAAGTTTCAAAAAAGATTCCATGTGCCAATATTGTGGACAACAAAATTAGCTTCTCTAAACGTATAGCTAACAAACCATTTAGAGAGAGATTTAAGTAAAGATCTAGCTTCTAAAATTAAACTGTCAATAGCCTAGTAGGGTTGGGAAGAATGATTCTAAAGCGGGGTATTTATGTTCAGTACACTAGTCACTAAAATAACTTCCTTCTTGCGGTATCTCCCAACAGTAGCTACGCATGTCTTTTCTTCTCTAACGGATGCATCAAAAAACCTTCGTACACAGGGGAGAGGGATCCCATTCATTATTTCTTGATTTGTCTCCTCCTGTAACTTCGCAAGAAAATAAATGTTCAGTgtagattttgttaatttgagAACTTGGAAGTCATAAGGTCTAGTACTTCCCTTTGTTCTTGTCTTAGGATTTTGTTTCTTGTCATCCAAATAGTATTACAACGAAAAATATTCTGTCTTGGCATTCTAAAGGGCCTTtaggatttgttttgtttcaatgtaaaatattttcttttaaaaaatgttgcAAACTACTTGTTTTATGCTGTTTAATAAAATTCCTGAAAAGTGAAAATCCTTTGAAAACATATTTTGATGTTTggcacaaacaaaaaatcacaaattctctTATATTTTCATATAGATATCTAtatcatatttaaaatttgaagtatAGAATTTATTGTTGCCATCCTCTTGTTGAACCACATCAGCATAGTGCtttggtctactttggtccatttgATTCAGTTCCGATCACTtcagtccaattcggtccagACTGGAAGTGGCTAAACATAACTTTTAGGGTTGGCAACAGATTTGTTGCTCTTCCAATCTACGAAGTCAGCAGTCTAAGCTATATCACGTTTGAAGGATAAAATTGAAACCTTAAACTTCACAAGTGTTTCCAAAATAAGTAACAAGTATATGAAGGGAAAACAAAGAGTTAACTAAATCCCCTGCCTTTCTCATTTGAAAATTAAGCAATGAACAAAGTTTATCGTACACAGAGACAATACCTTATGCACGTGCGGATACATAAGGTTGAGGCATCAAACTTGTGCCACCAATTACCCAACATCCATTGAAAAAGCTtcaaataaaaggtaaagaaaaGAAGCTTCAAACGGCCACCCTTCAACCCGACTGGAGTAAAAtactgaaaataattttattttatttttctaataaatgtaaaaaatggAGAATCATTCAAATACAAGAACTTTTTTGCAATCCAACAACCAACATAATCATTTGATGTAAAGGCTGAATTTGGATAATTTATATCATAATACTCAGTCTAGTTGTGTTAATAGTCTACCACAGAAGCCAACCTACAGTTTGACAAAACATAACGAACTGACCTTATTTGCCTTGATACAAATGGCAAGATTACTAGGAAGGATCCATGGAGTTGTTTTCCAGTCTATGGAAGCTGCCTTATGTGGATCACTGATTATTGGAAAAGTCACCATAATTTCAGGGGCAGGGACATCCTGTGTCACTCCAGGAAAGCTAGACATCATTGAAATGCCATGAATCAAGGTTCTAgaattaatattataaaatgatcATAAAAATCACGTTAAACCAAAATGTTAGTTCAACCACAACACTTCAGTGACCTGATCCTAGTTCACCAATCATGGATAAAAGATTACTACCTCAAACCAAAAAAAGCTTGATAACAACACTGGATGATAATAGTTCAGCAACCCAACACCTACATATGAATGGCAAACAGAAGTTTCAGATAACAAACCCTCTATTTCTTACCATCTTCAAATTTAGACAGCTCTGGTGTCTTGTATCCAGTGCAGTATGGCATGACCTGCAAACACAACAACATCAAAGAAATTCATTTGAACCcactttaaaaaatcaaaaactaacCCAtctttaaaaaccaaaataattataatcttaaaaaaatttatctcaaaatatctcatttcaaacctagaaaatgtaagaaacatggaaaaattatatcttttattgGTCTTGAATCCAAAATTGTGACCTTCACCTTGTTCATACAAGGGAAGAGATACCATTTAAACTAGATTTCATTGGCGTGTGAGACAAAATAGGATATTATGACCTTAAGTATCATGGACTGCCAACATAAATCTCTATCTAACAACCTTTGATGCATTTGAGTTGAATATATAGTTcattcaaaatgaaaatgacaaacatgaaaaccaaaaaaattttgacttctTCCTTGTACTAAAACTTTACAGCAGCCATTAAAATGCACCATCAGCAACAGAGTGAAACCGTCATATCACATTGAAAggaactcaaaataaaattcaaattgaaaatcttaaaaTGATTCATTAACCAACAAAGGACACGCATCAATTCAATTGGAAGtcaattctaaaattaaaatatcaagaAGCATATGCTTAATCGCTTCACTACCCAATTCACTGAAAAAAGAACtgataataataacaaacaaGTTTCATTAACCGATTCACAAAAATACAGACCTTGAAACCCTTATAAACAAGACCCTTCTCAAAGGCTTGGAAAAGACCCACCACACACTCTCCATGAGGCTCAAGTCCATGGGCCTGTACTCATCCATGAAGTCAATCCACTGCCCTATCCTCCACCCTATCTTCTACCACTCCTCCACATACCTATCAATCCATCAACCCAAATTAGAATatgtttaaaattcaaataaaataaatgcagaTTTaacacccaaaataaataaataaataacgtaCAGACCTGGTGACAATGATTCTGCACTCTTAATGCCAATTGCCAAAACCAACAAGAAGCACATCATCAAACTGCATTACCATTAGCATGCATAGTGAAAACCCCATATCTTTCTTAACacttatattctattttttgttaCACCATCAATTTATctactttttcttctcttcttttattaatatCTTTGATACCACAGTAAAATACAGATGGAAACAGGATTACTATGATTGAAGTAGAAACAGGATTACTATgaacaatgaaaataaaaaacactaaaacagTAAAcatcaaagaaccaaaaatgcaaaattctttataTTTACTAAATCCATAGTATACAACttctgaaacccaaaaaaagggaaaaaaaaaaaaaaaaagaatcaattacAATGAAAAAATGATTTACAAATGCAAACAAAATGTTTGCTATGTCTCAATTGGCACAAACAGTAAAAGTGACAGGAGGTTGGCAGCCCATGATTGCCAAAGGATGGATCTGTCTGTAACATGTTCGCTTCGCTGCAGCAGGGATgtcctcttcttcctcttcagatgatgaagaaggAAGTGGTATAAAACTGGGCAAAGCTGAAGGACAACAATGTGATTGAGGTTTTACTCCCAGACTCTTCTCATCTGAAACTTTAGCCTTTTCTTGAACGTAAACTTCTTCACCCTCATCTGATTCTAGTAAAAAGATGTGACTCAATAGCTCTGTAGCCGTCAACCTCTTCGCAGGATGCCTCACAAAACAGCAACTCAAGAAGTTTTGGGCTGCTTTTGAGATATTGGGTGGAATCATCGGTGAATCAGTAGCTATCCGAGACATAAGTTCAGATTTAGGTGTAGTAGCCCACGGTGGTTTTCCCGTAAACATCATCAGCACACTACACCCAAGTGCCCAAATATCTGAAGGCGCTTCCTGAATTCCACACCCCACCATCTCAGGAGAAAAGAACAAATTTGTGCCTCTGATACCACTAGAATCTCTCGCATGACGCCTCTTTGCCAACCCAAAGTCCGCAATTTTAGCAACAAAACCATCTGCATTAGGTACTAAGAGGACATTGTGAGGCTTGATATCACAATGTACAAATCCACGGTCATGAACTTGCTTCAATCCAATCAAAATAGAACGAGTATAATTCCTGACTAGAAACTCAGGCATCCCAGTACCAGAACCAGATTTCTTGATAAAATCTGCCAAGCTTCCTGAAGCAAGCTCAAGAAAAACGTTGTAGATGATGTCACCAGAGTTGGTGGTTGTGATGTCTGATCCAAAGCTTTGAACCACATTAGGACACCCTTTTAAAGCCCGAAGAAACCGTTCTTCATTCAAGAGTGAAGATGACCCAGAAGCAGCGTGTTCTGATTTCACAGCAATGGTTGGAGGAAATCCAAAACAGGGTTTCTTCAATTTCGCAATGAAAACAGACCCAAATCCTCCACGGCCAAGCAATTGACCTCTGCACCAAGACGGTGCTCCGTAACCCAGAGAAACCTCACCACCGGCAGTGTAGTCCTCTCTGGTTCGCTTCATCCCTCCAACGATACAACcaaaaaattctgaatttcTATTGATTGTGGAACAATTGTTGTATCAAGCAGTGGGGTTCGAAGAGAAACAAGAAATGGGTTATACAAAATGGTAACTTTACTTATAGTGGGTAATAatggtagagaaaaaaaaattggtttgaaGAAGTGGGTTTGAGGAGAAATAAAAATGTGTTCTTGTTTCAAcgctgaatatatatatataaatatatatatatatatatatatatgtcggTTTAAGGGCTGGAGTTAACGGTCGGATAATTTCAAACTCGAAGTACTCAGAATCTGTTTCggaaacttttattttttattttaaattttaaatagccAATAAGAATTTAGTTTCGGAAAACTGCGTTGCTTTTTCTACACGCTAAAACTAACCAAAGTCGGTACCAGGAGGCCTAGGATAAAAAGTCTTTATGAATTTacttttaagaagaaaaaaaaaaaaaaaaaacctcttttaatttaaaaaaaaaaatttgtaggtacggtacttttaaaaattttatatttttttacattaatatatcaattaattataaaattataaatgtaaggacaaataaatataaaaacaaattttaaaactaaccAAAGTCGGTC
The Quercus lobata isolate SW786 chromosome 10, ValleyOak3.0 Primary Assembly, whole genome shotgun sequence DNA segment above includes these coding regions:
- the LOC115963052 gene encoding isoleucine--tRNA ligase, cytoplasmic-like translates to MDEYRPMDLSLMESVWWVFSKPLRRVLFIRVSRSCHTALDTRHQSCLNLKMDVPAPEIMVTFPIISDPHKAASIDWKTTPWILPSNLAICIKANKLFQWMLGNWWHKFDASTLCIRTCIRWGPQEVGRGRKDKYSRHWVIRS
- the LOC115965687 gene encoding mitogen-activated protein kinase kinase kinase 17-like, with product MKRTREDYTAGGEVSLGYGAPSWCRGQLLGRGGFGSVFIAKLKKPCFGFPPTIAVKSEHAASGSSSLLNEERFLRALKGCPNVVQSFGSDITTTNSGDIIYNVFLELASGSLADFIKKSGSGTGMPEFLVRNYTRSILIGLKQVHDRGFVHCDIKPHNVLLVPNADGFVAKIADFGLAKRRHARDSSGIRGTNLFFSPEMVGCGIQEAPSDIWALGCSVLMMFTGKPPWATTPKSELMSRIATDSPMIPPNISKAAQNFLSCCFVRHPAKRLTATELLSHIFLLESDEGEEVYVQEKAKVSDEKSLGVKPQSHCCPSALPSFIPLPSSSSEEEEEDIPAAAKRTCYRQIHPLAIMGCQPPVTFTVCAN